DNA sequence from the Papio anubis isolate 15944 chromosome 7, Panubis1.0, whole genome shotgun sequence genome:
GGGGAGGGGGAGAAGTGGGGAGCAGTCTGGTGTCAGATGGGCTGGCGCCAGAAGAGGGGGGCCACAGCGGGGACGAAAGGCGTCCCCACCCCGGCTCCCCGGGAATATAAGCAATTTGTATTTTCCGATCAGGTGGCGGGACTGGCTTCATTGGGACAGCCCTAAGCCAGCTGCTGAATGCCAGAGGCCACGAAGTGACCTTGATCTCCCGACAGCCCGGGCCCGGCCGGATCACGTGGGTAAGTCCATCCTCTGGAAGCGGGTGGGAGGGCAGAGTTGGGCGGTGCAGGGCGGGGCAGGGGCACTGTGTGCTTTCTCCAACAGGATGAGCTGGCTGCATCTGGGCTGCCGAGCTGCGATGCCGCCGTCAACCTGGCCGGAGAGAACATCCTCAACCCTCTCCGAAGGTCAGCCTGGGCCCTAAAGCTGATACCCACTAGAGCACAGGGAGGAGAGTGTACCACTGATGAGAACCTGTGAGCTAAGGGTAATGGAGCTCCCAGATTCTGAACTAAACCGATATCCCAGACTACTCATTCTGCTCCACTTCTCCACCCAGTCAGCCAATTGGCTTAAGTCCTCAGGTATAACTCAGGATGCCCAGAAAATGTATGCCCTTTCCCTCTACAGGAGACGTTGACTGTTTCTGTTAAGCCAAAATTCAGGGCTTTACTAGAAATGGGTATGAAATAGTTCCCAGGAAAAGATAGAGAGAGGGATATGTGCACCTATGTATTTAGTGGCTTTTTATTTCCCATGTTTCTCCTGCAGATGGAATGAAACCTTCCAAAAAGAGGTTCTCCGCAGCCGCCTAGAGACCACCCAATTGCTGGCTAAAGCCATCACCAAAGCCCCACAACTCCCCAAGGCCTGGGTCTTAGTCACAGGTGTAGGTATGCCCCCTAAATCACCAGCCCCTCATATTAGCCATGGGAAGGGGGTAACTCAGACCTCTGTAGCTGTGCACACACCCAAGCACTGGTTTTTTCCAGGCAAAATGACTTCCTAGGCCCTTGATCCATGCATGTTTCTCCTAACCTTTGTGTACTTTCACTAAGAAACTGAGACCCTGAAAAAGAGTGAGGAGTGGCATCACTCTTAGTGCCAGGGAAAAGTCCACCTATTCCAAAGTCCCTTACTTCTCACACCATAGTTCTTTAGGAACAGAGTTCCTGGTCACCTCTGGGACCAAGTAATTGCAAACAATTATAATGCACACACCAGCCACTATTTGAAGTGTTTTATGCTTACTATCATTTAttccttacaacaaccctatgaggtaggtactattattcccattttaaagatgtgaaaattctatacagagaggttaagtaacttgcatcAAGTCACAGAGTTAAAAATGAGGGAGCTGATTAAAACTCAGGCAGCCTGGTACCCAAGTTCCTGTTCTTAACCACTACACTCTAGCAGCCTCTAAGTTTAGCCCTGCAACCAGAGTTCCTCCAGGGAAGGAACACTTCAGGTCCTGGAAAAGTTCAAGGGGAAAATATCCAAATGGCTCTGTCTCCAAATGGGGAGATCCTAAGGGCCAAAGAAGGTGAGGCCAAGGGAAGCCTCCACTACAGAGAGCCAGGCAGGACCAAGGACACCCAGGGCAAATGAGTGTATTCCACCGGCAGCTTACTACCAGCCCAGTCTGACTGCGGAGTATGATGAAGACAGCCCAGGAGGGGACTTTGACTTTTTCTCCAACCTCGTAACCAAATGGGAAGCTGCAGCCAGGCTTCCTGGAGATTCTACACGCCAGGTGGTGGTGCGCTCGGGTGAGAAACAGGGGCCTGGGTATCAGACAGGGTTGGAATGTCTTCTCTGGGCTGGGGAAGTGATGGGATTAGGAGAGCTGATGGGATTAggggagctgagattacagagtgAGAGGATGCTACCACTTCTAGCCATCCTGCAGATGAGAAGGTATGAAGTCTTAGAGAGCCATACTGCTCACTTCTGTTACAGAGCCAAGTCAGCATGGGGAGAGTGAGGAAGGGGAAACAGAAACCAGGAGGAGCAGTGGGGCTGCTTCAAGGCTGAGAGGACCTCTGTaccttctctcttgcctgctgtaGGGGTTGTACTGGGCCGTGGGGGTGGTGCCATCAGCCACATGCTGCTGCCCTTTCGGCTGGGCCTGGGGGGCCCCATCGGCTCAGGCCACCAATTCTTCCCCTGGATACACATCGGGGACCTGGCAGGAATCCTGACCCATGCTCTTGAAGCAAACCACGTGCACGGGGTCCTGAATGGAGTGGCTCCATCCTCCGCCACTAATGCTGAGTTTGCCCAGGCCTTGGGTGCTGCCCTGGGCCACCAAGCCTTCATCCCTGTCCCCAGCACTATAGTGCAAGCTGTCTTTGGGCGAGAGCGTGCCATCATGCTGCTGGAGGGCCAGAAGGTGATCCCACGGCGAACACTGGCTACTGGCTACCAGTACTCCTTCCCAGAGCTAGGGGCTGCCTTAAAGGAAATTGTAGCCTAAGTAGGTCATGGCAAGGGCCTGAGGCCTGTCCCTCATAGGCTTCCAGGTTAGGCACTGTGAATAGGCTCAGCTCCTCTAGAGAGCTGAAGCCATCTGGTTCTTAGATTTCTCCCCCAGTCCTCTTTCCCATTGTTCTGTTGCTCCACCTTATTGTCTCAAGGCTGTAATCTCATCAGGTTGGGACATCTAATCTTTTCAACTCCTTGCAAGATTTCCCAGTTGGGTTTCTCCACATGTCCTGCAGCTGCCCCACTTCTCCTTTATGCTGTGTAGAGAATGCTCTGCAGTTTAGGCAATAAAGATAAATTATCTTACCAACCTTGGCTCATCTCTCTGGCCTAGATTCGCCTACGATTTACTTCAAGGAATGTCACCCTAGATGATTCTTCCCCCAAGACGGGGTTTTGAAAGTTATAATGGGCAGTCTCTCTCATCACCCTCTCCCTTCTTGGTCCTTCAGTTGCCAAAAGAGCTTGTCACAAGTTTGGGACATCTGGTTATGATAAAGGTAGGCACTAGAAGACAGAATGATGATCTATTTCCAGTGGGCCCTGTAGTCACCCTGGATGCTGTCAGAGTGCCATTAGAATGCCAGTAGAGGAAGAGGTGAGGCCCAGGTGTAGGATAGACTTCAGTCTGTGTCACCAAATGGCAAGTGCATTACTAACCACACAGTGGTCCCAGTTTATCAGGCTGCAGCAGAACAAAGCCAACATCCCTGTCTATAAGAAGCTTAGGACTTGCCTCTCATCTGACTGGGGCCACTCAAGTCAACCAGCGCCGTTAGCACAAAAGGGCAGAAGATACTTTTGGTCTACTGTACACTCACCATCACTGAAAGTGAAAAGGGCAAGATACCAATCAAGAACTATAAACAACCCTatccggaaaaaaaaaaacctcccaagTTTTCATCTAAGACCCTTTTTACCTACCTAAAGCTGTGACATCTGCCATAACTTGATCAGACACAGTTACCCCAGCCACCGGTTCAGGCCATATTAACCAGTCTCTTCTTCTCAGGGACCTCTGGGTTATCTCCGAATCACTGTCACCTCCTTGACCAGCCTGTCTCCAACACACCTGCCCCCAGCCTGGGTCAGTATGGTACAGTGGTGTAAATCACCAAAAAGGGAGGGGTGAGGACACAAGGACCCAAGGACCCTCCCCATCATCATTACATTCTCCATGCAGTATTCAACTCCCTGTG
Encoded proteins:
- the SDR39U1 gene encoding epimerase family protein SDR39U1, whose translation is MRVLVGGGTGFIGTALSQLLNARGHEVTLISRQPGPGRITWDELAASGLPSCDAAVNLAGENILNPLRRWNETFQKEVLRSRLETTQLLAKAITKAPQLPKAWVLVTGVAYYQPSLTAEYDEDSPGGDFDFFSNLVTKWEAAARLPGDSTRQVVVRSGVVLGRGGGAISHMLLPFRLGLGGPIGSGHQFFPWIHIGDLAGILTHALEANHVHGVLNGVAPSSATNAEFAQALGAALGHQAFIPVPSTIVQAVFGRERAIMLLEGQKVIPRRTLATGYQYSFPELGAALKEIVA